A window of Prionailurus bengalensis isolate Pbe53 chromosome E1, Fcat_Pben_1.1_paternal_pri, whole genome shotgun sequence genomic DNA:
GCAGCTCTCAGGAATAACACAGACCTGTGCCACCAAATCCCTGGGAATGGTATGGAAAACAAGAGGGGTATCTGGAGGGGAACGGGACTCCGAAGATTATCAGGACTGGGGAGGATTCAGAGTTGGCTCTGGCCCTTCTCTGTGGGCTCTGCAGGGCTGCCTGGTCCAAgggctccctctctgtctttctgtggaTGGTAGCAGCCTGTATTTGGgcatcccctcccctctcagcCTCTTATTTCCTATCTTGGGTGAGAGTTTTTCCCTTGTGAAGGTATGTCATCGGCCACAGAGAGAACAAGTTCCCGTTGAGGCCTAGCCTATCCCATGACACCgagtataaaataaaacttctcttttttaGGATAAGGTGGCTTACTTCTCCTACCCATTCACATTTGAGGCCTCCTTCCTCCATGAAGACGAATCTGCTGGTGAGTAGCTCAGTAGATCCTGGGCCCGGCATCTCCTCTGGTGGTACCCTCTCGTGGTGAAGGCCTCCTGTGACCTGCTGCTTCTCTCATGTCTCCCAGATGCTCTCCCAGAGTGGCCTGTGCTCTACTGTGAGGTCCTCTCACTGGACTTCTGGCAGAGGTATCGCGTGGAAGGCTACGGGGCTGTGGTGCTGCCCGCCACCCCAGGTGACCTCTTGTCCCTGCCCTCCACGTGGCCTCTGTGCCCCAGCTCCTAGGAGCGAGACTGACACTTCCAAAAGATTCCATCGCTTCCAGTGAGAAGTAGGGACGGTTAGGAATTAGACGCATTTAACTTGCAAGACTCCTTGCTCGTTTTGAGGAATTTCCCCCGCTCTGTTAGAGACAACTGAGTGAAATTGCAACTAACCGCAAAGTAGGGCAGCCTGAGCATCTGTGGCATCCGCTCCGAGCTCCGCTGATTTGACTCGTGGCCTTGAGGCTCAGGCAGGGTGGGCTCTCGGCACACATGTATGGGATGGACCAGCATTCATTTTGAAGTAATAGCCACTGTCTTCTGTTGTCAGGCATTGCACTAAGCGCGTCTCGTTTCATTTTGCTGACCTCTCTGCAAGTGTAGGCACTATACATTTCCTTTTTACCAGTGAGGAGAACAGAGATCATGGGGGTTAAGAAACTTGACCTGGATATGCAAGTAACAACTGGCAGAGCTTTTAATTTCTAGCTGATTGATTTCCAAACAGGTGCCCCAAGCCCCCATGATAACCTTCACCAGAGGTCAGGTGTTTTCATGGTTGGTAGGCCTGTGTCATTGCTGGGGGTCAGTGAGAGACCACATGCCCTTTCTGGCTGTGGCTCCATTGTCCTTTCTGCATAGGCTCTCACACCCTCACAGTCTCCACGTGGAGACCCATGGAACTTGGCACAGTGGCTGAGCTGAGGAGGTTTTTCATTGGCGGCTCTCTGGAACTGGAGGACCTCTCCTACGTGCGGATACCGGGAACCTTCAAGGTCACTTTTGTCTCTAGGCAGACTTCATGCTGGGAGCTTAGGTTCCTGTCTCTTCTGGAGAAGGTGGGATCAGGGTTAAGGCCCCTTAATTGCATCATTATTACTTAGTCCCTTCCTGCCTGTGGTTTAAGCTGGAGGTCATGGCCACATCTTGAACCAGGTACAGACATAGGAGATCCTAGGAAATCTCCTATCCTAGGAGATCTCTGGAAATGAGTATACTCAGAGATTCCCCTGGTCCCGTCAGAGTTACTGGCCCCTCCTTCCAGCCCATCACGGAGGCTTCAGTAATCGAAGGTGGGGAGGATTGGCAGGCCACTTATAAGGCTGCTATTCTCCAGGGAGGTTGGAATGTCCCCTCATTTACAGTTGGGAGCCCAGTGTTAGCCTTGAGATGATGGAGTCTGGGTGCTGGAATGAGGTTTCCCCATTCTCTCTGAGAATGGGAGTAAGGATGGGGGTGAGGCCAGCGTGCTCCTGGGATCTAGAAGCCACAGAAGCCTGACGCTCTCTTAACTGCACACCACAGGGAGAGCGTCTGAGCCGCTTTGGGTTCCGCACTGAGACCACAGGCAGCGTCACCTTCCGCCTGCACTGTCTGCAGCAATCCAGGTGAGTAACCCTGGCCTCTGCCTCGGGGAGCCTTACCCCTGAGGGCCGGAGAGCAGCTGTGGCCGTGTGGTGGGTTTGTGTGCAGGGCCTTCATGGAGTCCAGTTTCCTCCGGAAAAGGATGCAGAGTGTGCTGGACCGTCTGGAGGGATTCAGCCAGCAGAGTTCCGTTCACAGTGTGCTTGGTAGGTCTCCCTGCCCCCCCGCAGCCGGCCACCCAGCACCAGCAGCAGCCACGCTCCTCCCCACAGCGTGGCAGCTGACTGCTATACTTGCTCCCCTCGCAGAGGCCTTCCGTCGCGCCCGGCAACGCATGCAGGAGGCCCGAGAAAGCCTTCCCCAGGACCTGGTGAGCCCTTCGGGAACCATGGCGTCCTAGCTCACTGCTGCACTGGCCCCTGGGCAAGAGGACAAGATGCGTGATGACTAACGCTGGTGTCCCCCTACCTTCGTCCTTCTGACTGGTGACCCCATTGACCTGCCGAGAACCAGAAGAGCTGAGAAAATCCCAGGCCGGTGCCTCTGCCTGGTCTTCAGCAGGGTCTCCTCCCTGCTGCGAAGCAATAAAGCTGGAGACCCTATGGTCCCCCTCTTCATATTTCATTTACTGCAAGTGGGAGTCACCCCAAGGCAGACTTACTGGTTTAGCTCCGTTTGGGGTGACCCCACAGTTAGCTCAGTCCTCAACACAGCCTCTTTTATGGCTTGTCTCACTGTCTCCCAGCGGAGAGCCGCAGGCAACTCCTGGTCTGCAGCCTGCATTACGGATGGAGGTTCAAGGCGCACCGGGGCGGCTCGGTtggtcggttcagtgtctgactcatctctcacctcaggtcttggtctcacagtcgtgggttcgagccccgcattgggctctgtgctgggcgtgaagcctacttaaattaaaaaaatgtaaaaagaacaaTGGAGGCTAAAGAAAGGTGAGAGATATCTTGAATTCCCGGCCCGAGAGCCTCAGCCTCCTCTTTCCAGGGTAGCCTGGGCTTGCTGCTTGGGCTTGTTGTGTTTGGAGATACAACTTATTTCTGGAGTAAATGAAGGCTAAAGGCAGTGCCCAGTCCTTTCTGCTAGCTGGGTAGTACCTTTATTGTGTTTTCTTGTACATAAAAAACTTTGTATATTGACTGAGGTGTCGGCTGGTTTTCTGCTCAGGTTGCTGGCGTGGCCAAGGTGTTCTCCTGAATCTTCCCCTTTTCTGCCCTTTCCTATCCATAGTGTCTCTTTTGGTTCTCTTATGTGAGCCCGCAGGAGAGCCTTAGGGGTTAGTGCCACCGGTGTCCTGGCTGTGCTCCTTCTAGACATTTGGAGCAAAGCCCAAATGTCATGCCCTCCCCAGCCTAACTCAGAAACCAGCTCCTGTCCCCCAGCCGTCCTTTATTGGTATGAGCAGAGCGTGCTGCCCAGCCTGCAGGCTCCAGCACAGGGTTTGGGATGGCCAGGACCAGGTGTGGGGTGGCCTGCAGCCATGGGCAGGTGTGGGGGACAGGctgggaaatagaaaaaagaagctGGAAATCATTCAGATGACTCTTCCTACCTGGGCCTCAAGACCTCCTTTCACCCAGAGCTGATGCCTGACCTTCTACCTAAGAGGTTCCCAAGGTGGGAGGGTTCACTGCTGCTGGGAGCCCCAGCCGTGACTCCCAACCACAGAACCAGCCCTGAGCCATAGCCAGCAAAAGCGTCAGCAGGCGTGCTTGCTCCGGGGGAGAAGGTAGCCTTGTGGCCTTCCCTACGTGATCCTGTGTCCGAGGCTGCAGACGTGGAATGGGCTCCTGCGGAAGCAGCACAAGTGAGCCAGTGTGGAACTTGCTGGGTGTCCAGACATGGAGCTGTGTCGGGGTGTTGATGACTGGGCTGGGGTTGATTCGACACTTCCCAATTGCCCCCCAAAGTCCTGAGCCTTGGATTAACAGTCCAGAAACTAGCATACCAGGAAGCCACTAGGGAAGAGTACCCTGTCTCTAGTGACAAGTTTTGTTGTCTCTGCTGAGAGGCCTAAAGGGTCTCAGCCATCTGGTCCAGGGAAGGATGTGGAAGCCTGGCCCCACCCAGGGCTGTTGgaggagggcccccccccccttacctgCAGAGTCCTCATTAGCCTTGCCAGGCTGACAGATCCAACCTGGGGATGCGGTGCAGCTTACAAAGCCCTGGGGGTAAGTGTTGGCCCTGAAGATGTCCCTCGAAATGGTGGGGATACCAGTATGGTCATACACAATTCCAGACCAGGAAATCTGGCCCAGGGCCTCGTGTGTTAGGGAGGAATTAACAGGACGGGCACCCATTGCATGCCAGGTGCTTCACATCATTTCATTCACTTCTCCAGAATTCCTGCGAAAtaggtattattcccattttatagacgaagAAACAGGTTCAGCGGTCAAGTAAATTGCCCAGTATAAATGCACAGTAATTTAGCGGCCAGgactggatttgaacccaggtagaTACCAAATCCAAATAAGTCAAGTGTTTAACCATAAGTTTAGGAAGGAAACCAGATTTAGCCCTTTCTGTCCATGTTTTCTGGGATCCACTAGCCAGGAAGAGTGAGGCTGACCAGTCAATCTCATGGGTTAAAGGTGCCCGTAGCTCAGGCAATATCAGCCTTGCCTGgcccactgtctctctccctctgaccagTCTCTCCCCAGAGGAGCCTCCTGGTCTTGGACCCTgtgaacttggaaaaaaaatgaatctaaaaaaGGCACTTTCCCCCTTGCTGAGACTTGAAATGCTAGTGCTTTTCTGCCCTGCCTCTGGGGCTGGTCTCTTTAGGGTAGGGTCACTTACCTGTCACCATTTCAGGCTCTTGTGAACTGGTTTTcaaaaagagaaaccagaagaGGCCCCACTTGGGCCCCTGGTGAAAGAGGCTCTGCAATGGCCCCAATCCAGACATCAGTATTGTCAGGTGTCCCATACAGATTCAGGAGCTTCCTTGCCAAATCCGGGTTTTGCAGCACCTGGCTAAGCTGTGCCAGATTCCGGGGCTGGGAAAGCCCACAGAAGCGCCTCCGAGCGTTGTGCCCTGTAGGGAAACGGGCAGAAGCGGATTCAGTCTGACTTCCCTTTAGCTTCTACTTCTCCACAGTTTCTCCTGAGAGAGCTCTGTGATCCGGAAATGTTAGGCAGGACAAGATCCCTGCTGACAGAAGAGGCCCGAACCTTCCAAATGTCGAACCACTGCGCTCTAATTTTCAAAGCAAGTAGACAACCAGGCTTTGTGAGTGTGTCCTAACATAAGAAGCTGCAGTAATCCAACACTCATAACCACAGGGATGTGATTTATTGGGCTCAGGCACATCAATTAGGTGCAAATAAGATAGGACCTagaacataaaagactcttaatcAGGTTTGTAGCAGGAATGAGTGAAGAAGTAAATAAGTGaacaaaccaagaaatgaaatGTGGTTAATCTACTCAGAAAAGGAACACATGCTATGATTCCGTTTACATGAAAGACCCAAAATAGGCAATTCTGTAAAGATAGAAAGATGATCAGTGATTGTCAGGGGCTGGAGTAGGGACGGGGAGGGACTGTTATTATAAGGTTTCTCTgtgagtgatgaaaatgttctgacaTTAGCAGTGGAGAtcaatgggccaaagaccttaacaggcaaaacaaaaacaacaacaaaacaaaaacaacaatgcaCAACTCTAAATTTACTGGTCATTGATAAAGTCATTGAATCATATATTTCATATGGGTGATTTTGGGATGTGCTAATTATGTATCGATAAAGttgctttaaaatttgttttcagctGCTCAGAAATTTCCAAAGACCAGCCATACTGATTTCTCTGCTATTAGGATCCCACAATAGAACCAAGCCCGATGATGGGGTGGGGACCAGCAAGATACAAGAGAGGTTTGGCCCAATCTTGAAGAAATGCTTGCCTAATATTGTCCATTGAACTACAACTCACAAACACCACCTTCCAGCTGAGCAAAGGAAAATGATGCAATGTTTTACCTCACTAAGCACAGTTATGTGATCATCTCTTCTGATCCTCACAATACCTTTGTGAGGCATTTTGTAATCTCCATTGTATCAATGGATATTTGCTTGAGCAACTgtgacttttaaaacaattttatgggggtgcttgggtgcttcagttggttaagcatccaacatcggctcaggtcatgatctcgtggttcgtgagttcgagccccgggtcgggctctgtgctaacagctggagcctggaatctgtttcagattctgtgtctccctctctctgccccttcgccccactcacattctctctctttctctcaaaagtaaataaacattttttaaaaattttaaaatgaatgtttttaacatttatttatctcattttgagagacagagacagagcacaagtgtgggaggggcagagagagggagacacagaatccgaagcaggctccaggctctgaactgtgagcacagagccctacgcggggctcgaatccaggaatcatgagatcatgacctgagccgaaatcagatgcctgaccaactgagccacccaggcgcccccaactgtGACTTTTTTAAGGTCACTCCACCATTAAGTGGAGTTCATACAAGATCTTCCAATTCCAGGTTTGGTGTTTGGAATGGAGGAGGCTGTCAGAGCTAGTATCTGGAGAATATTTCTGGGACAGCTTGGAGGAAAgggtatggggggtgggggcacaaaaACTGCGTGGCCcttgggtgggggctgggggctagCAATCTCAGCTCTCCATCAGGGTGCACCCACAGCTCTTTAGTCGTCAATAGCACCCGCGTGTAACTCAGGTTCCtgggtgcctgctgtgtgcccgCCAAGTGCTGTGTTAGGTGCAGTAGAGACTGCCCCCACTCCGTCATACACGGCCAAAGATTAGCCAAAGCAGATGGGGCTTTGGGTTGCATTTGGACAAAAAAGTAGGGagttcagaggagggagaggggagcaaAGCCTTCCCCTAACATTGTAGCTTAaacaaggggaagaaagaaattttgaacTTGATTCAAATTTTACTACTTCCTAGTTATGTGGCCTTCAGAAAATTACTAGATATCTTTGAgcttatttcctcatctataaaaatggcTGTAATTGTTGCTTCTCAAGGTCATTAGCAGAACTAAATGATTAATATCCATGAAAATTCCTAGCAGAGTAGCCTacgttttcttcttttctgggatgaatttttcttctttcctgggaTTCTTGTGTCGTCACAAAACAGCCGAGGCTGTCTTAATTTTACTCCAACTGTTCCTGCCTCGGAGGCTCTTGGCCTTTCTGCACTTAGAGCAGGAGTCAGTTTCTGTATCCCTGGAACCTGAGTCTTCCTCCTTGGAGCTCGCCTGGGTAAGTGGGGAATGGAGCTGTTCTTCCCCGCCCTTTGGATCTACTGTTTTCTCTACCCCGAAATTCCTGAACTGCTTCGTCCACTCCTGTGTCCAAGTCCTGGCCGTGCTGTGAATCTACAGCCAGAGGCCGTACAGTGGCTGGAGAAGATAGGACAGGATGGCAAAAGGCTGGTCCCAGGGATGCTTTACCACATCAAGCGTGGCCTCGCATGCTTCTCGACCACAGCACATCGCCTAGACAGTGGCAGTCAGAAAGGCACCAACGGTCTTCTCTGAAACCCGctcaccaccagcagcagcaaccCGAGGCCAAAGCCTGGGAGGAGGGACGGGCAGCCCCCCTGACCCGGGAGGCCGCGGTGTGGTCCCGGCTGCGTTGCGTGTCGAGAGCCACCAGGTCCAGCCCGATCCTCTTCACTTGACAAAAGAGCCGGTCCCGCAGCTCGTCCACTCACACGGAATCTTGAGGGTTCAGCGTGGCAGGGGTGGCCATGAGGCCTGGGATGATGGGGTTGATGCCACCTGGTGGTGGGGAACGTGAACAGCACACACTGGATCAGCCTCTGGGGAGCCCTGGGGTCATCGCGTGACGCCAAGCTAGCTCAGAGCTGGACAAGCTGGTCGCTTGTATTCTATAATGTTTGTATCCGGAAACAAAGGCCTGGGTAGACTCGAAGTGTGCTGGGGCTGGCAGAGAAAGTAGTGACCCCCACTTCTTAAAGAAGGAGCAGAAGACAAGCTCCTGTGAGGCCCGCAAGCGGCCAGTCTGACATGAGTCTCCTCCCCTTTTTGGAAATCCTCTGATCCCTGAGGGGATGGGACCTAGGGTCTTGGTGGCACCCGCCTTGTTTTCACTGCCCTGGGGAGATGATTAGCAGGGGCCTGAGCAGCAGCCTGGCCTCCCGGCACTAAGcttggccccacccccactcccatctGCTCTTAAAACTTGGTCACCTTCATGCACGATTCGCCAGCTGGCAAAGAAGCTAGTCCTAAGAGGGACACATGAGTTGGGTGCTGAGGCACGGTACTGGCTGTCCAAGCGAAACATGAAGGGCTGGAACATGGTGTGACCAAAGCAGAAGGCCAGGGTGAAGACACTGGCCGCACGATGGTCCACATTGGAGCAAGATCCCCGGTAGGGCCCCAGGGTTTTCTCCTGGGGGGAGCCTGGGCCTCGCCCAGAACCAGGGGCAGAAAGTCTCAGTAGGTGATGATCTACAAGAGAAGACCGGAGGAACATAACCTTAGAGGCCGCCCACCCCATCCCCTTGCCTTTGGACAAAACTTCCGCTTTCCGAAGGGCTGCTCAGACATATTAATTCCTTATTGCCATCATGTCAAAAGTGGAAATGTTTGTTTCCCATTGGCTGGTGAAGCTCCTGAAGCCCAGATAGCTGGATGACAAGGACGGTGTCACACACAGCCAGTTAGTGGCAGAGTTTGGGGTACAGGTGGGATCTCGGGTACACTCCCAACCACCCAGACCTAGCTGATTTGAGGCACTTCCCCAAAGGATGCATTAGGGGAAGTGGGAGCCACTCCCTCAAATGGTGTCTCAGGCCAGATTGTCTTCTCAGGGATGCTGGGACCCAGGACTCCCCACGTGGACGGTGGCCTCCACGGTCTTCCGGGCCTCCTGGTGCAGGGTGTCTCCACTCCACGGGGGAATCAGGCGTCTCAGCTGCATAGCCCGCCGGGTGTGCTCCCGCATAAACAGGGTATGCATTGCTGCCAGTTTGGGGGTTTCAGATGGTCGACAGTGCCCTTGAAAACCCCGAGTTCAGAGTCACCACAGCCCTTcccagagaagccagagaagTGTCTTTCTGCTGAAGCAGGCAGAGCTCTGGGGGCTAGAAAGAGGTGGTAGAGCTATGTGACCTGGGCCAGGCTCCCCGCCCTGGCCAGACCTCCGTCTCCTCAACTGTGCTATGAACTTCCTCACTGACTGCCACCCTCCGCTCCAGCACAATGGGTCAGGAGCAGGGGGACTGTGGGTCTCAGATCCCAGTTACTGGAACAGATTCAGGCAGGGTGGGAAAGCATGGAGCAGCTTCTGGACTCGGGCCTGAGGATTCTATTCTGTAAGTAAACGAGACCACGGCTGGCCGAGGGACCCAGATGACTCTGGGAACCTTGGCCTTGGGACTGTGAACCCacccatcccatgaactgtatCCATCGGCACATTCCCTGCCAAGGGCTGGACCTTTCCCCAGCTGTGCGCTTGGTGTCAGACCGCTCTCCCCAGGGGGCCCCGGGGAAAGGGAACGAGAGGCCTGTTCCTGCAGCCACAGCTT
This region includes:
- the MKS1 gene encoding Meckel syndrome type 1 protein isoform X2 encodes the protein MWRREGGILKSRIVTWEPSEEFVRNNHVINTPLQTMYIMADLGPYGKLGYKKYEHVLCTLKVDSNGVITVKPDFTGLKGPYRIETEGEKQELWKYTIDNVSSLAQPEEEEREQRVFKDLYGRHKEYLSSLVGTDFEMTAPGALRLFVNGEVVSAQGYEYDNLYVHFFVELPTTNWSSPAFQQLSGITQTCATKSLGMDKVAYFSYPFTFEASFLHEDESADALPEWPVLYCEVLSLDFWQRYRVEGYGAVVLPATPGSHTLTVSTWRPMELGTVAELRRFFIGGSLELEDLSYVRIPGTFKGERLSRFGFRTETTGSVTFRLHCLQQSRAFMESSFLRKRMQSVLDRLEGFSQQSSVHSVLEAFRRARQRMQEARESLPQDLVSPSGTMAS